A genomic stretch from Amia ocellicauda isolate fAmiCal2 chromosome 23, fAmiCal2.hap1, whole genome shotgun sequence includes:
- the LOC136719409 gene encoding zona pellucida sperm-binding protein 4-like has translation MERCGMSVRVWSLVCLLMAAAVDVSIAQGQNCSVSDNEKMACGAPAISRADCEAMTVQCTTDGQFVVVVPRNVTRPPLSLDTVSLLGGQGAPCSPVGTTAGFALFQFPVSACGSTLKSEGGDVVYENTMSSKRDVQEGPDGSITRDSYYELTFLCKYSGSELVPVEAVVYTAAPPPPSVVAPGPLSVELRIATEAVYDAYYGDGDYPVTKVLRDPVYVEVRILNRTDPNIVLTLEDCWATSTPSPLGQPQWSLLVAGCPYRDDQYQTTLVPVAGSSGLPYPTHYKRFIVQMFTFVDAGSQLPLKAKVFIHCSAAVCQPSATDRCVTPCNQRMRRAVAPVQRASREMAVVSSGEVILTASELPAVDRRASPSEVPQAFGYGVLTVAASTVLVLCAVVLAAVWRARPHMRASQLSEERLAFYDTVSSDQL, from the exons ATGGAGAGGTGTGGGATGAGCGTGCGGGTCTGGAGTCTTGTCTGTCTGCTGATGGCGGCTGCGGTGGACGTGTCTATAGCCCAGGGTCAGAACTGCTCGGTTAGTGACAACGAGAAAATGGCGTGTGGCGCCCCTGCAATCAGTAGAGCCGACTGTGAAGCGA tgactgtgcaatgcaccacGGATGGTCAGTTTGTGGTTGTAGTACCCAGGAATGTGACCAGGCCTCCGCTGAGCCTTGACACCGTCAGCCTGCTGGGGGGTCAGGGCGCCCCCTGCAGCCCTGTTGGCACCACTGCTGGCTTTGCCTTGTTCCAGTTCCCAGTCAGTGCCTGTGGCAGCACACTGAAG AGTGAGGGTGGCGATGTGGTGTACGAGAACACGATGTCCTCTAAACGTGATGTGCAGGAGGGGCCTGATGGCTCCATCACCAGGGACAGCTACTATGA GCTGACCTTCCTGTGCAAGTATTCGGGCAGTGAGCTTGTTCCTGTGGAGGCTGTAGtgtacactgcagccccgcctcctccttcagtcgtggcccctggacctctcagtgtggagctcaggattgcaacgg AAGCTGTGTATGACGCCTACTACGGTGATGGGGACTACCCCGTGACCAAGGTCCTGCGGGATCCTGTGTATGTTGAGGTTCGCATCCTGAATAGGACCGACCCCAACATTGTCCTGACTCTGGAAGACTGCTGGGCAACTTCCACCCCCAGCCCGCTCGGCCAGCCCCAGTGGAGCCTGCTGGTTGCTGG GTGTCCGTACAGAGATGACCAGTACCAGACCACCTTGGTTCCTGTGGCTGGCTCTTCAGGGCTGCCATACCCAACGCACTACAAGCGCTTCATCGTGCAGATGTTCACTTTTGTGGATGCTGGCTCCCAGCTCCCTCTGAAGGCGAAG GTGTTCATCCACtgtagtgcagcagtgtgcCAACCCAGTGCTACTGACCGCTGTGTCACTCCGTGCAACCAGAGAATGA GGAGAGCTGTTGCCCCGGTGCAGAGGGCCTCCAGGGAGATGGCCGTGGTGTCCAGTGGGGAAGTGATCCTGACTGCCTCTGAGCTCCCTGCTGTGGACAGGAGGGCTTCTCCCAgtgaag TGCCCCAGGCTTTCGGCTATGGTGTGCTGACCGTGGCTGCCTCCACggtgcttgtgctctgtgctgtggtgcTGGCGGCTGTGTGGAGAGCCAGGCCCCACATGCGGGCATCCCAACT CTCAGAGGAGCGCCTGGC TTTCTACGATACAGTGTCCTCCGATCAGCTGTAG